The sequence below is a genomic window from Nakaseomyces glabratus chromosome F, complete sequence.
AGGATCAAACACCCGCAAAAGCACAGAAGAACCAGCAGGCCGCCCCCCGATTGTCCTTTGTGTGGCTTACGTCTTTGCGAAGTGCGGGTGTGTCGCGCCGGACGCATCGTGGTGGGCTACATTGCAAAGTCACCCACAACATCGCAGGTCGCAACCGCAACGGGCGCAACGGGCGCACTGATGGAAGCTCCGTCCTATATAAGAGCAGTTTGGCGGGCTTCTCGTAGTGTGAACATGGGGGGGATATAGACGGAGCCAAGGGTAATAATGTCGTTGGATGTGTCGGTGCGGGAGCGCACACGGAACATGAACCAGCTTATGCGGATACTGATGGATATCAACCACTTGAACGGGGGTGATTCTGGTGTGCTGGAGAAGTTGCGGCTGTCGGCGCGGAACTTCGAGAGTGCCATATATGAGAAGAGCTCGACGAAGCAGGAGTACATGGCGAGCATGCGGGAGAAGATCGAGGGCATGCAGCAGACGCTGCAGCAGAAGAAGCACACGCCCGCTACGCCATCACAACAAGTACCTCCGccacaacaacaacaacaacaacaaggaTCACAGCCGAGGATTACACTGACTCcgcagcaacagcagctGCTGCTCTCGAAGATGCAGCTTGCGGTTATCCCGCAGCAGTTGCTCTCTAAGATACCGAACCTGCCGGCGGGGGTCAGCACTTGGAAGGACGTCACTGAACTGGCGTCGAAAAACATGCTCGACCAACGTACCATGGAGATAGTCAGAGGTGTGTACAAAGTGCACCAGCAGCTGCTTCTGAAAGCGTCGTTTGAGCAGCAGCGGAAAAGACAGCCAcctcaacaacaacagccaCAACAGCcacaacagcagcaacagcaacagcaacagcagcaacagcaacagcagcaacagcaacagcagcaacagtCCCCACAGAATGTAACAAATGGTAACCTTTTCCACATCTTGCTGCGCTTATTTCAGGACGAGTTTCTGTCGTCAAAGTACCAAGAGCAATTAAGTAAGCTGTTCAAGATGGAGGAGATAAAACATATTATACAGCAGGCAATAGAAGTAGGGAAGAAGTATGCAACACAGCGGTACCAGTTGGGACACATGCTGACCAATGAGGAAAGAgttgttttctttaaaaAGTTTCTGAATCACGttatcttgaagaagatggaaGAGACCAAAGGAAGCAACAAGACCGACGCTACAATGATGAATCTAACCGACAATCACACTCAGATGGGAACTGGGCAGGAGTCGACTGTACCTCAGCAGTTTAACACAGATCAGGTGATTTCAAATAATCAGATGCCAGTGAATAATTTCAACATGAACATGAATAATAATCAAATGCCTCAACAACCGTTCCAGCAGCAGATGCCTCAACTAACTCtacagcaacagcaaaaCTTGTTCCAGCAGCAgttacaacaacaacaacaacaacagcagcagcagcagcaacagcagcagcaagCACAAATTCAAGctcaacagcaacaacaacagcagcagcaacagcaacagcagcaacaacaacaacaacagcagcagcagcagtTGCTAATGCAAAATCTTGCTGCAACTAA
It includes:
- the GAL11 gene encoding Gal11p (CAGL0F00803g~Component of the transcriptional Mediator complex that provides interfaces between RNA polymerase II and upstream activator proteins; one of the two Gal11p homologs of S. cerevisiae Gal11p present in C. glabrata), with product MSLDVSVRERTRNMNQLMRILMDINHLNGGDSGVLEKLRLSARNFESAIYEKSSTKQEYMASMREKIEGMQQTLQQKKHTPATPSQQVPPPQQQQQQQGSQPRITLTPQQQQLLLSKMQLAVIPQQLLSKIPNLPAGVSTWKDVTELASKNMLDQRTMEIVRGVYKVHQQLLLKASFEQQRKRQPPQQQQPQQPQQQQQQQQQQQQQQQQQQQQQQSPQNVTNGNLFHILLRLFQDEFLSSKYQEQLSKLFKMEEIKHIIQQAIEVGKKYATQRYQLGHMLTNEERVVFFKKFLNHVILKKMEETKGSNKTDATMMNLTDNHTQMGTGQESTVPQQFNTDQVISNNQMPVNNFNMNMNNNQMPQQPFQQQMPQLTLQQQQNLFQQQLQQQQQQQQQQQQQQQQAQIQAQQQQQQQQQQQQQQQQQQQQQQQLLMQNLAATKLDIEEIRNISMKAAKLQLQLTDLTNTLTNEEKDAIRSRLKTNQKLFVQVSNFAPQVYMMTKSKNFLKEVFQLRIFVKEILEKCANGIFVVKLETVDKLIMKYQRYWDSMRVQLLRRQSQTKQQEIQGALQQMQRVEAQNNNNNNNYNNNNNNNSTNNNTNNNPQMPNLNNSNIITNFSTPFQVPIATPNNITNAVKKESRKPSVSASNASTPGTTSGKAKPKSRSNRQNSRSNSINEVSSDSTKQPQTTEAVSKEEAAKIHEANVRKSEILSRFKHRQKLFITSPADLFLSTLGDCLGLKCEEIETSYKIPKNMADFINGVKISKTEQRIRTQDTVVTSVVDNKLLMQSKTGGDKRTYGIDPAALSAVFKGVQGTTNMNTLQLFSSSSLSPVTEENA